Genomic segment of Salvia hispanica cultivar TCC Black 2014 chromosome 2, UniMelb_Shisp_WGS_1.0, whole genome shotgun sequence:
atttctccttttcttttgattATTCATTCGTGTGTTTAGGTAGCattgtgatatttatttaGGAGATTAGAAATTGTTCATTCCGGCTTTTATTTTAACATAGTTTGTGATTGATTTAGTTTATCGTGTTGAATTGAATCTTTTACATTTTGAAGAAATtcattagatatttttatacgTCAATGGTTTGAATGGGTTTATCCCGTGAAAGTCACTCAAGTAAATGGCTCAAATGGGAAGAATAAAAAGATTTCATTGGGAACGATAATCTTTATATTCTGTTCATTGAAGTATATTATTAGAAGTTCAActctttaaaatttgaatctgTTAAGAAATTGTGTATGCAATCTCTCCTGTCAATATATTAGGTGTGATAGTAGCATGAGGCCGAGTTCGTTTTAGCCATCATTTtttctactattattttgcCTTTTCTTAGAGAAAAAGAGGGTAATTTAATCTGTTTCTCTGCATATTGATTGAGTTTGGTTTTACACCCTTAGGGAGCATACACTGGAGTGTGTTCGGCACAACATGTCCCTAGCTACAATAGAAATATCGACAGCTTCAAGAGGAAAGGAATTGATTCGGTTATATGTGTAGCTGTCAATGATCCCTATACAATCAACGCCTGGGCTGAAAAACTTCAAGCTAAAGAAGCTGTAAGTTTCACATTTACTGAATAAAACTTTGTTGCTTGAGAAAGATGAGCTGTTGATAATGGTGTCATATACTGATTTCATCTATATGGCCTTGTGATTTAATGATTTTGTTCGATTTGTGGTTTAAGTATTTGGTAATGCCGTGTCTGAATAAATGCTATTTGCCTTTGCTATCTATTAGTCAGCCTCATTAGCTAACGAATTTGGTCCCTTTCTATGGCAAGGGCCTTTATCTCGGGCCTAAAGAATAGTTGATCTTTCATCTTATGCTCGTGCTATTGAAGAGCATATTGACTGTGTTGGGTCTTCATCTTGTGTTGTTGCAGATTGAATTTTATGGAGATTTCGATGGGAGCTTCCACAAGAAGCTTGACTTGATGATAGATCTATCCGCTGCATTACTTGGACCTCGATCCCACAGGTATTTTCACTATGTGGCTGTGCGATGATATTCAGTTAATCCGGTTGGTTCTATTCCAAAAATCAGACCATATCGATCCATCTTCACTAACCTTTGCGCTCTTTACATGAAGGTGGTCGGCCTATGTGGATGACGGCAAGATTAAAGCTCTGAACATCGAGAAAGCTCCTTCCGAGTTCGACGTTTCTAGTGGCGATGTCATCCTCCAACAGATCTAAGGCAGTTGTTAATTGTTGGACTTCAGATTTTGccacatattttatatgtgCATTGTTTACTCATTCTCAATAATGATGTCAAATTACTGAAATTTAATGCTCTTCCTTTTTGCTATAAATGGACTTAACAGtccaaattatttgaaaaatcatgaattttggtCATATCCGTGGAGCTTGGATTAGTATGCAATTATCATGATGAGAAAAAATTTCATTGTTACATGTAGTATATTGTTGATGTTTTATATTAAACGATGCCGCTTTCTTGATGAACAGGCGTCTTTGTTTAACTCATTACGGTGTCAAACCAATTTGTTGTTACGAACTAAATCTATTATTCatcgttttttttattgcgttataaaattatgggacattctatttaattaaaattcctTATTCTTCCTGTGATTTgcccatttaattttataaaaattcagGCAGCAAGTCTTTGTCGTGGCTGTTGGGCCAGCAAAATCTTGCTCACCAGCTCAAATGCTCtgtctatatataatatattctcattttttttgcataaatcGATTTATTATTCACTTAAAAACTAGAGACCAGTATTTTTTAACAAGAGAAAATTATTGATGATAAAATCAAAGGTTAGTTTTTTGTGAATGGTTGGTTAATTTGATTTACTCGGTCTTTATTTATGAGATTCAGTCGGTGGAACTTTAATTCgaacatatatttaatactcctactacatagtagtagtaataaaaaaatcaagaaaaggtTGATATCGAAATTGACATGCTAACGAAAAGACGCCGTGCGACATTTTCATATAATCACAAATCATAAACCCGTGTCCAACAAATTACAGTACAGAAACTCAGCTCAGCTCCAGCCTCCAAGTCTTCTTTGATGGCGTCATTCTCGcatcttctctttctctctctactctttCACTCTGCTCTATTCATCAAATGCGACGGTAAGAATTTCCACACTGTTCCTGCATTGCAATTTTTCAGTTAGGTTTTTCTCTATATGAAAGTTTCTAGTGATTAATAGAAATGTTAGCTAGAATTTTTTTCGGAGATTTGAAATTGTAATATTGTATTTTCTCTCATGAGTTTTTGACTTAGTTGGTGGGTTATTGGATTTGCATTGTGAGGAGACTTGCATTGCGATCCAGCTATTGCTATTTCGATTGATAACCGCTAGAGTGCAGATTGATTTTTCTTAGGGAATTTGGACTGTAAAATGTTATGCAGAAGTGGAATCTTCAGTTCGGTTAATTTCcatgattatttaatatttcaatctGAAGATCTTAAAGTTCTGGACATAGATGTTAAATGATCAAGGATAAGATTGTGTTTGTATATTTGCCTTTGAAGTTTggtataatgaaaaattaaaggCGTTGCTTTACTCGAACGCTATTAGTATGCTAGATCTACCATTTCTTCCTTCTGATGCAATGATGATTTCTCATTACTTTTTGCAGTTCCTAAACATTGAAATAAgcatcttattttattgttatggACTTATGGATGAAGATTTCAAACATCATTTGAACTATTTATTGCTTTTGGAACTTTATTTAGCTTGTTTGATGGTTAGATTAGTAAATTTGAGGTGAGATTTTATTGAGATGGGTCATATATTATAGATCAAATACAACATCACCCAATATCTCTCATCTCTCAGAGCTAAACAACTTTCCCAATTTCAGTTATAGTAGGAAATGGTTGATACCTATAAGGTATGGTAGATGTAATGGGATAAGAAGAAATTCATCGTGCGATTTTGCTCAAATATATCAAGAAGTAGGTAAAGATAACTACGTTGTCTGACAGATTGGTGAAATCTTGTTGATGCATGTTAACTCTGTGTTGGGATTAAGGTTTCTACACTTCTGAGTTCTACTGAAAATCCATGAATATTGTTGTTTGTCATCCCTTTCTGTGACTTTCTAGATTAATGACTATAAGTTTGATATTTGATGCTGATCTAAGTCGAGTGCTAAGATTTTTGGTGTCGTTTTGTCATATGCAGACGAGGAAGACAATCTTCTTCAAGGGATCAACCAGTACCGAACATCTCTAAACTTGACGGCTTTAACCAAGAGTGACCGAGCAGAATGCCTAGCTAGTGAAGTCGCGGATCAGTTTAAGAAGCAACCTTGCACCAACACTACAGGCGCCAACACCGTGCCTGGAACCGAACCTCAGATTTCCAGCTTCCCTAACCTCCTAACGAAATGCCATCTGAACGTCACCACCACTAGGGACGGGCAGATAATGCCAGCCTGTGTCCCCAATCTCGATCCAACCCTCGTGCTGTCCAACTTCACAAAGTCGCTCTACTCTGGCTATCTCAATGACACCAAGTTCAGTGGTGTTGGGATTGGCTCTGAGGACAACTGGATTGTTGTCGTTCTGACTACAAGCACACCTGAGGGTAATTACTCACCGGGAACTAACGAGAACAACGACGACGACAATGGAGCGGCAGGCCTCAGCCCGATTGGCGCCGTGGTGCTTCTGCTAGTTGGTTTGTTCATGTTGATGTAAACTTGATTGAAGAACAGACAATACACCGGCACGGCGTATATTGTATCATTTGTTTGAGCGAGACATTCTCTTACGATGTAGTCATATATGGAATTGtgtttctcttttcttttacaaACTCATAATTTTTCAGATGGGAGAGTCGAAGTCCTTGTAGTTTGTGTTTCTTGAGATATCTCGATTTGACTCAACTCGTTGTTGTTTTTATTGGAATATTTACACTTAACAGACTACTTTGTTTCTCTGTAAACATGTTTTAGTGGCAACATCATTTTGACATATAATTCagtttaaaaatgaaaaaattgttaaatatatACGTATTACAATGTGAGCTTTCTCTTACTCTTACTCGTTATCTTTGAATGGTATATAAACGTAAAAAAAAGAGGAACATAAAAATGGGAATTAAGTTATAATCCAATTTTGTGTGAACAGTGAGGTAAGGGACAAAGGAACCGAGGATATTCGGTGCCGGCGAATAAATGATCTATACGCATTTTCCCTTATGAAATAATAGGGGAATATAAAAAAGGAATGGACCGTATAGGATCGGGGGATTTGAACCCGACGTGAATCGAACACGCAACCTTCtgatctggagtcagacgcgCTACCATTGCGCCACGGATCCACATGCTATTCATGCCACAATATTATTACATATTATCGACAGCCGCAAGGAAAGAAGTGAACTCATATGCTGATTCCCTCACCGACAGATACCCTTTGCATACAATTATGTTTGGATAAGAAATTGAAATCCATTTAGGTTGCAGTAAATGAAGCCAACTCAACACAATCACCAATTCACCATTATACAGATTTCTTCTCATTGTTCACCAAATCTACCATCAACATTGATGCAAATGCACCACTTATTGAAGAGGACacaattaatactactataaaccCTATTTATCTGCTACTTTGCACGAGTTGAGACTTGTCTTACGAGCTTCTTActataaaaggaaataattctATTTACGGATATGATAGTTCTTAAGTAGTTGGATGCAAGccttttctcaattttttgagtttgtatatGTACTCATTATAATAATGGTCTTTGCCAaacatatagtagtatgtTTCTCTTAGGCTAGAACAACTCTTAGACAAATGCGAAAACTCGGCCTTCTTTTCTATATCTCATCTAGTTCATTAGCTCGAAATGCCATGCATCCTTTGTGGCAACATACCTTTTGAatgtaatatataaaactacaTGCAATACATGTATGGTGGTGCAATATTAGAGCAATGTTGAAAGAAAAGATTTGACAGCATTTAACTATCTGGGCTTTCTttaattctccattttatGTTATTGATTTCCATATAAGTGTTGCCAAATATTTAAGCTAACAAGTCTAATTTTGTTGGATTTGGCTAGAATTCTATATAAAGACATAGCCTTTTCTGAGGATGAGCGGGAGCACATTACATTAGTCATCCAGACCCATGTgtattactcctactatattGGAGTACTGCTTAaggatttaaaaaagaaaaattgcaaTCACCACACAAGAAATACTAGCATTAGTTTGAAGACTTTAGACTCATACTCATAATCTTATCACTACAATTCAAACTCACAACTATTACAACCGGAATTCAATTGTGGAGTGGCTCAACCTTGATCAGATTCTTCATGGGATCGAACTCGAAACAGAGGATTTTTCTAGAACCACTAACAGCAATGTCGTATGAGAGCCGGGTTGCTTTGAGGAATGTGGACTAACCCGCCCCAAAAGCTATCCACCCCTGCCACATAGTCAACGACACTGGTGAAGTGCATCCGCCCGCGTACTCTAACGATATCTCCTTCTTGTCGAACAAGCGACAAGCCACAGCATATTTCTTAGGAATATGctgcaatttaagaaaataatcataaaGATTCATGCCTTTGAAGACACATAAACAGTGGTGGAGAGTGGAGGGATTCTTACAACTTTATAGCAGCGGTAGTCCTTGAGCACAATAATGCAGCGTGGAGGACTGAAGATGGTCTTCTCCAGAGCAGTGACTCCATACACGGTCACCACAAAGGTGGACTTATCAACGCAAGAAAAGACGAGCAGCTCGAAGATTTCAAGGCGCACGTCTTCACAGAATTTGCTCCATCCTTTCTCGAAGAAGTAGTGATCCTCTCCTTCTATCTTCACCCTCACATTCCATGTATTGTTGCAAATCCTCAGCTCAACTTGTTTTGGCAACATTTTGCCATGCTTTTGCATGAAGCCTTGAGGCAATCTCTATACACATTACACACCATGAatgatactaataataaaGGAAGACAAAGACGAAgacaaagaaagtaaaagataGTAAAAGAAAGAGTTACGAGATGGGAAGAGAGCTCCACCAAGATCTTGTAGAAAGACGGATTCTTCCCCTCCATGGACGTTTTACTCTgaatcatttatagtaaacaataaaaatgtataaGTAATTGTACATGAAACTAGAGCAACATATATCCTAACAAAAAAGTGaaacaattaatattgaatCACAACAACTAGACACTCAGAATTTGTTTGGTACTGTACTATCAATTATCTGAAAAACTTTCAGTCTAATGACTCAAACTCAAATGGATACTACTTTTCAATATtaaacaacaaattcaattcataacatatttttagtatattcttattattaatttctcctaataaagtaaatatgaataactttagaaaaacaaacttttgtataattaaattgaaaagaatagATATAAGGAAAAACTAATATCACCAAGCAAGTCAGCCATGAAGAAGCTGAATAACCGATGCTGGAGTATTCTGCATAATTCTAGTCTagggaatttttttaaattgaagaagaattcGTATTTGGAttataattctaataaatcaattttaatgataGTCTAGAAGAAATTCTGAATATTTTAAACTAGCTAGCCAAACAGTAAATAGCACAGAACAAAATCACATACATATCTTTTATAACAATATTAATGTTTAtggtcttcttcttcctcaaacCATTTCACTTTTCTTCAACTATTTCAGAATTTCTAATTTAGTCCCTCTCAATCATTCAACTTCCAATGATTAGTCTTATGAGATATTGGTTTTGTAAAGCCTAAAGTAGAtggttttcaaaaatttcaaacaaagtacaaactaaaaaaaaaaaaaaactgaactAGGGCTTAAGCGCCTCCCTCATCTCACGTATGTCACATGCTAATATACAATGTTGCAAAAATTCCATCTTTCATGCTCATAATTAACAAGTTATATTACACAAACATTCATGCTTCAACACTTTTCATGCTTCACAAAATATAGTAAGAGTAAGACAGGTGAAGAACATCTCATAATGCTTGAATGTTAGCTTTGAAAGCTTAGCAACATGCAAAGAAGATAGAAACAACAACCTTTGAAGAACTCTTCAAATCCAGCTCTCCACTTCtcctctcactctctctctactcttaAGGTTGCAGTGTTTAAATGTGAAGCCAATGGGGAGGTATAAATAAGTGAGTAATAAGGAATTATAGCTAGCAGTAATGTGTAATAAGACATATTCTTTCCTGCTTTTCTATcgatttcttcacatttccaTAATTAGCATAATAGCTACTGCAGTCTGTAGATTCTCAGCTAAACATGTTTTGAATTAGAATGTCGACATATTCTTTAATacagggagtactaattaagGTTATTGTGATATTATAGAActtccaaaatgaaaaaaatgactctactattatggaatagagggagtagtaatgtAGTATATTATCGTGTCATGCAATCACATAATCTTCATGATTACATcaaaactatttaaaattatttgtccaaaataatatttggaaGAACTATGCAACAATCcattaaattttgagaaaaaatagtcatGGGTATGAGTTTGAAAAATAagtcaatatttttattctaattcaTCACtgttttttgcaaaataaagaatttacTATTTATCCTCAACGGCAGACCTTTTTTACATACCCTCCTTCAAATTAACGAAGTCGCGCGCATTTTgctaaaaacagaaaataactGATCACATCTCAACCCAACCGCCTTCACCTTCGCCTATATATCTTCAACTTCACTTTTCTATGATTATTCAATTCCCACATTTTTCCCTCTGATTTCAACCAAGATGGCCTGTAACAAGACGTTTTTGCTGCTGCTGTTGGTTTGCGTTGTAAGTGTGGGGCGCTGCTCCGCCCAAGAACCGGCCGACCGTGTCGAGCCCCAGTTCGACAAGGATGATGATTCTTGGACTGGTTGGGCCTACAACAAATTCTCCGAGTAAAACAAATCATGCATActctttattctcttcacaTAAACTagatatattcatttttgatTGAGTCGTAATCTTGTTTAGGATCGGGCTTGTTGATTCCGACAAGGCCAAGAATGTCGCTCACAATGTTGTCGAGAAAACATCCGAAGCTGTCTCGAGATCCGCGGACACCGTGAATTCCGCTGCACAAGGTATTATGTCATTAGCATGATATCGTCTGCTTCAACTCAAAATGTGAAATTTCACGTCGTAAAATGCTTTATATTAATCTATTCGTTTGataataaatatctcattttttatcaattcatattttaagaGACTGTTTGACTTTTAAGTATATAAGTacgtaataataaaatgtcagTGAACTGAGTGAATGAAATGTGGGGTCCACTtgctaaaaatagtaaagatgaaatgaaaatatttattgacgAACGAacggaaaaaaagaaaaatggttaATGGATGGAGTAGTTGCAACTTTGCTTATTCACTTGGTTAATTTGGGCAGAATCATCAAAGTATGCATCGGACGTGGTGAGCAGCACATCTCAGAAGGTCGGCAGTGCCAAGGACCAGGTTTCGGAGAAAGCCGGTGAGGCCGTGAAGAAGGCGTCCGAGATGGCTTCCGGTGCGAGTGAGGCCACGAAGCAGAAGACCAACAACGCGTACGAATCCGCTTCGGATTTGGCACGTGAGGCCGGGGACAAGGCAGCGGGCGCCAAGGACGATGTGAAGGACAAGGCTAATACCGTGTATACCAAGGCCGGAGAGGCGGCGCAGAAAGGCAAGGACAAAGCTGCGGACGCCAAGGACGATGTGAAGGACAAGGCTAATACCGTGTATACCAAGGCCGGAGAGGCGGCACAGAAAGGCAAGGACAAAGCTGCGGACACGTACGGAGACACCAAGTTTTCGCTGGGCGAGGCTTTTGAAAAGGCGAAGGGGTCGATCTCGGATCAGGATAAGAAGAGGTTAGAGGAGGCGCAGGAGAAGGCTAAGGGAAATTTGTCACCCCAGGATAGGCAGAAGATGGAGGAAGCGAAGGAGAAGGCGAAGGAGAAGGCAAAGGGGTCAGTGACGGAGGAGGATAAGAGGAAGTTCAATGAGGCAAAGGAGAAGGCGAAGGGGTCGGTGTCAGAGCAGGATAAGAAGAAGTTCGAGGAGGCGAAGGAGAAGGCGAAGGGGTCGGTGACGGAGCAAGACAAGAGGAAGTTCGAGGAGGCGCAGGAGAAGGCGAAGGGGTCGATGACAGAGCAGGATAAGAAGAAGTTCGAGGAGGCGAAGGAGAGGGCTTCACAGGGGATGAAGGGTAGCAGTGCATCTATGTAAACAACATGGTGGTTGATGCTGGTTAAGTGAGTACTTCTTAAATGTGTTGCtgttcaataaatattttggtttGGTAGGCTAGCAACAAAGGTTTTTAGGACCTTGTTGCACTTTGGTACAATACATATGATGTATAGTTGTATAGTTGTATATAGTTTTCATGTGATCATAAAGATAtcacattcaataaaattacagTAAATGTTTCTTATATTCGTTAGTTGTAATCTCGGACTTTCCAGTCCGAAACCACCATCACTACTTTCCGGTACAGCTTacaaaaaaagatgaattgaGTAAGCAATTAAACACTAAATCAATTCCTGGTTTAAATAAGCTACTTCCCAGATTGATACCAATTCAAATTCTCCACATATCCTAGCTTCCATCAACTCTACAAAAATCTTAATACATTAGAGTTGTTTAAGCCAAAATAGCAGTATATAGCTTACAAATGTAACATTCAAACTCTGTGCTAAGATTCTAGTCTCGATTCGAGCTGGAATTTATCAAGCATCTCATCCCATTAGAGGAAGCAAAGAACATCACCAGACTGGCGTTTCGTAATCACTGGTTCCAAATGCATGCcctgaagaagatgaagaaaacattAAGTGGAATAAGGAGAACAATTTGCTTAAAACTAATCAAACTTGAAATGGACCGATTACAAAAGTCCAGATAAAGAACACCTCCTATGTTTCAGCTTCATTACATAGGAATATGCAAAACTTTGGAAAAGTTCGTAAACAGATATCGGGAAGGGGGGAGAAGTATCTTTCAAGTTGAACCTAGCATTACTTCAGCCTATAATCATATTGCTCCATTATAGAAACTAACGAAAGGTAGTATAACAAAATACAAGTAAAATCAAGCAGCCACACAAACAAGTAGGCAAAATTTAGGTCTGTCATTTATATCCAACAGTGCAACATTCTTATGTAGTGTAAAGACTAATATCGGTGTGAGTGTCATGACCTGAATTTCTTGTCCTTCAGAATTATAAGTTGGGAAATTTTATCGTTGACAAAACTTTTTAAACCTTGAATTCTCTCATCAATTAACTGGTAAAACAAGAGAACGACTGAACGAGGATCTGAGGCTTAGGCCTCACATGTATTAGATGAAACCAAGGGGAGGGGCAGGGGGATTGACTGAGCTTATAAGCTCCAAAAATGTTTAGGAGCTTATAAGCTTTTGAAAAGTGTCTGACAAGAAAATACCCTAAACTTATAAAGTTTTTAAATAAGCTCCAAAAAGCAAGGTTCGTCAATCTcatcttatttattcatattcttataagcaacaataaatttacataGATAATCCTACTGTGTATTCCCATTATCAGCATATATTTTTCCCATTTCATCTCCttccaattttcaattttctcttcATACTACAATTTCTCTCTAACTGACTA
This window contains:
- the LOC125205456 gene encoding peroxiredoxin-2F, mitochondrial, whose product is MAMAFSALLKRTSVINSAIGGFQASRAFASVAVGSDLISASSDVSLQRARSWDEGVSSKFATTPLTDIFKGKKVVIFGLPGAYTGVCSAQHVPSYNRNIDSFKRKGIDSVICVAVNDPYTINAWAEKLQAKEAIEFYGDFDGSFHKKLDLMIDLSAALLGPRSHRWSAYVDDGKIKALNIEKAPSEFDVSSGDVILQQI
- the LOC125205457 gene encoding uncharacterized GPI-anchored protein At5g19250-like, encoding MASFSHLLFLSLLFHSALFIKCDDEEDNLLQGINQYRTSLNLTALTKSDRAECLASEVADQFKKQPCTNTTGANTVPGTEPQISSFPNLLTKCHLNVTTTRDGQIMPACVPNLDPTLVLSNFTKSLYSGYLNDTKFSGVGIGSEDNWIVVVLTTSTPEGNYSPGTNENNDDDNGAAGLSPIGAVVLLLVGLFMLM
- the LOC125205736 gene encoding protein DR_1172-like, which codes for MACNKTFLLLLLVCVVSVGRCSAQEPADRVEPQFDKDDDSWTGWAYNKFSEIGLVDSDKAKNVAHNVVEKTSEAVSRSADTVNSAAQESSKYASDVVSSTSQKVGSAKDQVSEKAGEAVKKASEMASGASEATKQKTNNAYESASDLAREAGDKAAGAKDDVKDKANTVYTKAGEAAQKGKDKAADAKDDVKDKANTVYTKAGEAAQKGKDKAADTYGDTKFSLGEAFEKAKGSISDQDKKRLEEAQEKAKGNLSPQDRQKMEEAKEKAKEKAKGSVTEEDKRKFNEAKEKAKGSVSEQDKKKFEEAKEKAKGSVTEQDKRKFEEAQEKAKGSMTEQDKKKFEEAKERASQGMKGSSASM